The following proteins are encoded in a genomic region of Labilithrix sp.:
- a CDS encoding HAMP domain-containing protein, translating to MASKSTVVTAAPGGRSKKKTKKTANGNGHAPGSPPRARAGTSTMMNAMGDTVPVTEWDLLSADTRREVDHLIEVLKAIKQGDFQARVEYSKNGILNRVGELVNDIVAQNEHMSSELVRVAKVVGQEGRMHERASVGAARGSWAAGMTSVNQLIADLVSPTNEVARVITAVARGDLSQKMVLEIEGRPVRGEFLRIGTTVNSMVDQLNSFAAEVTRVAKEVGNEGKLGGQAEVKGVSGTWKDLTDNVNGLAANLTAQVRNIAKVTTAVAQGDLSQKITVDAKGEILELKNTINVMVDQLSSFAAEVTRVAKEVGNEGKLGGQAEVRGVSGTWKDLTDNVNGLAANLTAQVRNIAKVTTAVANGDLSQKITVDARGEIYELKNTINTMVDTLRSFAAEVTRVAKEVGNEGKLGGQADVKGVYGTWKDLTDNVNGLASNLTVQLRDVSRVATAIANGDLTQKITADVKGEILQIKDVINRMVDQLNSFAAEVTRVAKEVGTEGKLGGQADVKGVSGTWKDLTDNVNGLAANLTAQVRNIAKVTTAVANGDLSQKITVDARGEILELKNTINVMVDQLSSFAAEVTRVAKEVGTEGKLGGQANVKGVSGTWKDLTDNVNGLAGNLTVQLRDVSRVATAIANGDLTQKITADVRGEILQIKDVINRMVDQLNSFAAEVTRVAKEVGTEGKLGGQADVKGVSGTWKDLTDNVNGLAANLTSQVRNIANVTTAVANGDLSQKITVDARGEISELKNTINVMVDQLRSFAAEVTRVAKEVGTEGKLGGQADVKGVSGTWKDLTDNVNVLAANLTTQVRNIAKVTTAVAKGDLSQKITVDAKGEILELKNTINTMVDTLNSFSAEVTRVAKEVGTEGKLGGQADVKGVFGTWKDLTDNVNVLASNLTVQLRDVSKVATAIANGDLTQKITVDVKGEILQIKDVINKMVDQLNSFAAEVTRVAKEVGTEGKLGGQAEVTGVSGTWKDLTDNVNVMASNLTKQVRGIVKVVTAVANGDLSQKFVLEAKGEVAALAETINNMTDTLRTFADQVTTLAREVGIEGKLGTEARVPGAFGVWRDLTDNVNIMASNLTKQVRGIVKVVTAVASGDLSQKFVLEAKGEVAALAETINNMTDTLRIFADQVTTVAREVGFEGKLGGQAKVPGAAGTWRDLTDNVNQLAGNLTSQVRAIAEVSTAVAKGDLTRSISVEAQGEVAALKDNINQMIANLKDTTHKNQEQDWLKTNLARFSSIMQGQRNIMSVAQLIMSELTPLVDAQHGAFYMLDESSGEPALSLIASYGFGGRKSLATSYRMRESLIGQCAFEKKRILVVEVPQDFIYISTGMGEAPPRSVVVLPVLFEGDVKAVIELATFRRFDPNHLTFLDQLMDSVGVILNMISSSMRTDELLQQLKKSNAELEEQAAELNDKAKLLEVKNNEVELASRSLEEKAEQLQLISKYKSEFLANMSHELRTPLNSLLILSKMLAENSAGNLTAEQVKFAQTVYTSGNDLLSLINEILDLSKVEAGKMPIDPRIVPITDVRDYLEQTFRHMADQKGLSFDVKLEETAPRTLFTDVNRLQQILKNLLSNAFKFTSKGSVTLTLKRGAKETISFVVTDTGIGIAPEKQKLIFEAFQQADGTTSRKYGGTGLGLTISREIARLLGGTIDVVSVPDQGSTFTLSLPVQYIGPEAAPDGATADLEPGPEVPPLPEDADFTGTRVLVVDDDMRNIFAIKSALEARGVEVLHAENGKKALEILNATPDVNLILMDTMMPEMDGLTATRAIRDILQFQSLPIISVTAKAMKGDREKALEAGASDYVTKPVDPEHLLSVIYMWRRRAVALQKQLS from the coding sequence ATGGCGTCGAAGTCGACGGTCGTGACGGCGGCACCGGGCGGGAGGTCGAAGAAGAAGACCAAGAAGACCGCGAACGGGAACGGACACGCTCCAGGAAGCCCGCCGCGCGCGCGCGCCGGCACGTCGACGATGATGAACGCGATGGGCGACACCGTGCCCGTCACCGAGTGGGACCTCCTCTCGGCCGACACGCGGCGCGAGGTCGACCACCTCATCGAGGTGCTGAAGGCGATCAAGCAGGGCGACTTCCAGGCCCGCGTCGAATACTCGAAGAACGGCATCCTCAACCGCGTCGGCGAGCTCGTGAACGACATCGTCGCGCAGAACGAGCACATGTCGAGCGAGCTCGTGCGCGTCGCGAAGGTCGTCGGGCAGGAAGGCCGCATGCACGAGCGCGCCTCCGTCGGCGCCGCGCGCGGCTCGTGGGCGGCGGGGATGACCTCGGTCAACCAGCTCATCGCCGACCTCGTGTCGCCGACGAACGAGGTCGCGCGCGTCATCACCGCCGTCGCGCGCGGGGACCTCTCGCAGAAGATGGTCCTCGAGATCGAAGGGCGCCCCGTCCGCGGCGAGTTCCTCCGCATCGGCACCACCGTCAACAGCATGGTCGATCAGCTGAACTCCTTCGCGGCGGAGGTCACCCGCGTCGCGAAGGAGGTCGGCAACGAAGGCAAGCTCGGCGGGCAGGCCGAGGTCAAAGGCGTCAGCGGCACGTGGAAGGACCTGACCGACAACGTCAACGGCCTCGCCGCGAACCTCACCGCCCAGGTCCGTAACATCGCGAAGGTCACCACCGCCGTCGCGCAGGGCGACCTCTCCCAGAAGATCACCGTCGACGCGAAGGGCGAGATCCTCGAGCTGAAGAACACGATCAACGTCATGGTCGATCAGCTCTCGTCGTTCGCGGCGGAGGTCACCCGCGTCGCGAAGGAGGTCGGCAACGAAGGCAAGCTCGGCGGCCAGGCGGAGGTCCGCGGCGTCTCCGGCACGTGGAAGGACCTGACCGACAACGTCAACGGCCTCGCCGCGAACCTCACCGCCCAGGTCCGTAACATCGCGAAGGTCACCACCGCCGTCGCGAACGGCGACTTGAGCCAGAAGATCACCGTCGACGCGCGCGGCGAGATCTACGAGCTGAAGAACACGATCAACACGATGGTCGACACGCTGCGGAGCTTCGCGGCGGAGGTGACGCGCGTCGCGAAGGAGGTCGGCAACGAGGGCAAGCTCGGCGGCCAGGCGGACGTCAAGGGCGTCTACGGCACGTGGAAGGACCTGACCGACAACGTCAACGGCCTCGCGTCGAACCTCACCGTGCAGCTCCGTGACGTCTCGCGCGTCGCGACCGCGATCGCGAACGGCGACCTCACCCAGAAGATCACCGCCGACGTGAAGGGCGAGATCCTCCAGATCAAGGACGTCATCAACCGGATGGTCGATCAGCTGAACTCCTTCGCGGCGGAGGTCACCCGCGTCGCGAAGGAGGTCGGCACCGAAGGGAAGCTCGGCGGTCAGGCCGACGTCAAAGGTGTCAGCGGCACGTGGAAGGACCTCACCGACAACGTCAACGGCCTCGCCGCGAACCTCACCGCCCAGGTCCGCAACATCGCGAAGGTCACGACCGCCGTCGCGAACGGCGACTTGAGCCAGAAGATCACCGTCGACGCGCGCGGCGAGATCCTCGAGCTGAAGAACACGATCAACGTCATGGTCGATCAGCTCTCCTCGTTCGCGGCGGAGGTGACGCGCGTCGCCAAGGAAGTAGGCACCGAGGGAAAGCTCGGCGGACAGGCGAACGTCAAGGGCGTCAGCGGCACCTGGAAGGACCTGACCGACAACGTCAACGGCCTCGCCGGCAACCTCACCGTGCAGCTCCGCGACGTCTCGCGCGTCGCGACCGCGATCGCGAACGGCGACCTCACCCAAAAGATCACCGCCGACGTCCGCGGCGAGATCCTCCAGATCAAGGACGTCATCAACCGGATGGTCGATCAGCTGAACTCCTTCGCCGCGGAGGTCACCCGCGTCGCGAAGGAGGTCGGCACCGAAGGAAAGCTCGGCGGCCAGGCCGACGTCAAAGGCGTCTCCGGCACCTGGAAGGACCTCACCGACAACGTCAACGGCCTCGCCGCGAACCTCACGAGCCAGGTCCGCAACATCGCGAACGTCACGACCGCCGTCGCGAACGGCGACTTGAGCCAGAAGATCACGGTCGACGCGCGCGGCGAGATCTCCGAGCTGAAGAACACGATCAACGTCATGGTCGATCAGCTCCGCTCCTTCGCCGCGGAGGTCACCCGCGTCGCAAAAGAGGTCGGCACCGAAGGAAAGCTCGGCGGCCAGGCCGACGTCAAAGGCGTCTCCGGCACCTGGAAGGACCTCACCGACAACGTCAACGTCCTCGCCGCGAACCTCACCACCCAGGTCCGCAACATCGCGAAGGTCACGACCGCGGTCGCGAAGGGCGACCTCTCCCAGAAGATCACCGTCGACGCGAAGGGAGAGATCCTCGAGCTGAAGAACACCATCAACACGATGGTCGACACGCTGAACAGCTTCTCCGCCGAGGTCACCCGCGTCGCGAAGGAGGTCGGCACCGAGGGCAAGCTCGGCGGTCAGGCCGACGTCAAAGGCGTCTTCGGGACGTGGAAGGACCTCACCGACAACGTCAACGTCCTCGCGTCGAACCTCACCGTACAGCTCCGCGACGTCTCGAAGGTCGCGACCGCGATCGCGAACGGCGACCTCACCCAGAAGATCACGGTCGACGTCAAAGGGGAGATCCTCCAGATCAAGGACGTCATCAACAAGATGGTCGACCAGCTGAACTCCTTCGCCGCCGAAGTGACGCGCGTCGCGAAGGAGGTCGGCACCGAAGGGAAGCTCGGCGGCCAGGCGGAGGTCACGGGCGTCAGCGGCACGTGGAAGGACCTCACCGACAACGTCAACGTCATGGCCTCGAACCTCACGAAGCAGGTCCGCGGCATCGTCAAGGTCGTCACCGCCGTCGCGAACGGCGACTTGAGCCAGAAGTTCGTCCTCGAGGCGAAGGGCGAGGTCGCCGCCCTCGCCGAGACGATCAACAACATGACCGACACCCTCCGCACCTTCGCGGATCAGGTCACCACCCTCGCGCGCGAGGTCGGCATCGAAGGCAAGCTCGGCACCGAGGCGCGCGTGCCCGGCGCGTTCGGGGTGTGGCGCGACCTCACCGACAACGTCAACATCATGGCCTCGAACCTCACGAAGCAGGTCCGCGGCATCGTCAAGGTCGTCACCGCCGTCGCGAGCGGCGACCTCTCGCAGAAGTTCGTCCTCGAGGCGAAGGGCGAGGTCGCCGCCCTCGCCGAGACGATCAACAACATGACCGACACCCTCCGCATCTTCGCGGACCAGGTCACCACCGTCGCGCGCGAGGTCGGGTTCGAAGGGAAGCTCGGCGGTCAGGCGAAGGTGCCGGGCGCGGCCGGGACGTGGCGCGACCTCACCGACAACGTGAACCAGCTCGCCGGGAACCTCACCTCGCAGGTGCGCGCGATCGCGGAGGTCTCCACCGCCGTCGCGAAGGGCGACCTCACGCGCAGCATCTCGGTCGAGGCGCAGGGCGAGGTCGCCGCGCTCAAAGACAACATCAACCAGATGATCGCGAACCTGAAGGACACGACGCACAAGAACCAGGAGCAGGACTGGCTGAAGACCAACCTCGCCCGGTTCTCGAGCATCATGCAGGGCCAGCGCAACATCATGTCGGTGGCGCAGCTCATCATGAGCGAGCTCACCCCGCTCGTCGACGCGCAGCACGGCGCGTTCTACATGCTCGACGAGTCGAGCGGCGAGCCGGCGCTGAGCCTCATCGCGTCGTACGGCTTCGGCGGCCGGAAGAGCCTCGCGACGTCGTACCGGATGCGGGAGAGCCTCATCGGGCAGTGCGCGTTCGAGAAGAAGCGCATCCTCGTCGTCGAGGTCCCGCAGGACTTCATCTACATCTCGACCGGCATGGGCGAGGCGCCGCCGCGCAGCGTCGTCGTGCTCCCGGTCCTCTTCGAGGGCGACGTGAAGGCCGTGATCGAGCTCGCGACGTTCCGCCGCTTCGACCCGAACCACCTCACCTTCCTCGATCAGCTGATGGACTCCGTCGGCGTCATCCTCAACATGATCTCGAGCTCGATGCGCACCGACGAGCTGCTCCAGCAGCTCAAGAAGTCGAACGCGGAGCTCGAGGAGCAAGCCGCGGAGCTGAACGACAAGGCGAAGCTCCTCGAGGTGAAGAACAACGAGGTGGAGCTCGCGTCGCGCAGCCTCGAGGAGAAGGCGGAGCAGCTCCAGCTCATCTCCAAGTACAAGTCCGAGTTCCTCGCGAACATGAGCCACGAGCTCCGGACGCCGCTGAACTCGCTCCTCATCCTCTCGAAGATGCTCGCCGAGAACTCGGCCGGGAACCTGACCGCGGAGCAGGTGAAGTTCGCGCAGACGGTCTACACCTCCGGCAACGACCTGCTCTCGCTCATCAACGAGATCCTCGACCTCTCGAAGGTCGAGGCCGGCAAGATGCCGATCGACCCGCGCATCGTGCCGATCACGGACGTGCGGGACTACCTCGAGCAGACGTTCCGGCACATGGCCGACCAGAAGGGCCTCTCCTTCGACGTGAAGCTCGAAGAGACCGCGCCGCGGACGCTCTTCACCGACGTGAACCGCCTCCAGCAGATCCTGAAGAACCTGCTCTCGAACGCGTTCAAGTTCACGAGCAAGGGCTCCGTCACGCTGACCTTGAAGCGCGGCGCGAAGGAGACGATCAGCTTCGTCGTCACCGACACCGGCATCGGCATCGCGCCGGAGAAGCAGAAGCTGATCTTCGAGGCGTTCCAGCAGGCGGACGGCACGACGAGCCGCAAGTACGGCGGCACCGGCCTCGGCCTCACGATCAGCCGCGAGATCGCGCGCCTGCTCGGCGGCACGATCGACGTCGTCTCGGTGCCGGATCAGGGCAGCACGTTCACGCTCTCGCTGCCGGTGCAGTACATCGGCCCCGAGGCCGCGCCCGACGGAGCGACCGCCGACCTCGAGCCCGGCCCCGAGGTCCCACCCCTGCCGGAGGACGCCGACTTCACGGGGACGCGCGTGCTCGTCGTCGACGACGACATGCGGAACATCTTCGCGATCAAGAGCGCGCTCGAGGCGCGGGGGGTCGAGGTCCTCCACGCCGAGAACGGCAAGAAGGCGCTCGAGATCCTCAACGCGACGCCCGACGTGAACCTGATCCTGATGGACACGATGATGCCGGAGATGGACGGGCTCACCGCGACGCGCGCGATCCGCGACATCCTCCAGTTCCAGTCGCTCCCGATCATCTCCGTCACGGCGAAGGCGATGAAGGGCGATCGCGAGAAGGCGCTCGAGGCCGGCGCCTCGGACTACGTCACGAAGCCGGTCGATCCCGAGCACCTCCTCTCCGTCATCTACATGTGGCGTCGCCGCGCGGTCGCGCTGCAGAAACAGCTCTCCTGA
- a CDS encoding sel1 repeat family protein produces the protein MADARPEEAPDDEEIEDALDLDLDGMKLRGDVDGILDLAKAYRSGKAPGGRDLKKCYEAYKVAAELGSGDGDYAVALFHLTGGVVSQDLKEGTTRLRAAAEKGSVPAKVYLGNLYELGIFYKADKEKADVWYRNAARGAHVESDPGSDDYKQELAELGCARYVLALTSGDLLDEADKARLLQRAKAHGYGLRIKDDSGPLSVTPGDRPTLQAALEGAEKLPDGLSEKIRVASVPPPAPAPAKDDAKKAAAEKKPKPAGPTQAQIALGAFGYALLFVLAGAGAGYAAVYGAEELIENGTKLPLVGTQTEYVFPIVCGVLGVLPAGVGYKLGAWLKALIMGAAMAGVGWVAWGTGKAALHASRPIQASAFALAGFLAALFVLGLLGGTKKQPPRAPTKKKAL, from the coding sequence ATGGCTGACGCTCGGCCGGAGGAAGCGCCTGACGACGAGGAGATCGAGGACGCGCTCGATCTCGACCTCGACGGGATGAAGCTGCGCGGTGACGTCGACGGCATCCTCGATCTCGCGAAGGCGTACCGCTCCGGCAAGGCCCCCGGCGGGCGCGACCTGAAGAAGTGCTACGAGGCGTACAAAGTCGCGGCCGAGCTCGGGAGCGGCGACGGTGACTACGCCGTCGCGCTGTTCCACCTCACCGGCGGCGTCGTCAGCCAGGACCTCAAGGAGGGCACGACGCGCCTCCGCGCGGCGGCGGAGAAGGGCTCCGTCCCGGCGAAGGTCTACCTCGGCAACCTCTACGAGCTCGGGATCTTCTACAAGGCGGACAAGGAGAAGGCGGACGTCTGGTACCGCAACGCGGCGCGCGGCGCGCACGTCGAGTCCGATCCCGGCAGCGACGACTACAAGCAGGAGCTCGCCGAGCTCGGATGCGCGCGCTACGTCCTCGCGCTCACGAGCGGGGACCTGCTCGACGAGGCCGACAAGGCGCGCCTCCTCCAGCGCGCGAAGGCCCACGGCTACGGCCTCAGGATCAAGGACGACAGCGGTCCGCTCTCCGTCACGCCGGGCGATCGCCCTACCCTCCAAGCCGCGCTCGAAGGCGCCGAGAAGCTGCCCGACGGGCTCTCGGAGAAGATCCGCGTCGCGAGCGTCCCGCCGCCGGCGCCGGCTCCGGCGAAGGACGACGCGAAGAAGGCCGCCGCGGAAAAGAAGCCGAAGCCGGCGGGGCCGACGCAGGCGCAGATCGCGCTCGGCGCGTTCGGCTACGCGCTCCTCTTCGTGCTCGCCGGCGCGGGCGCGGGCTACGCCGCGGTCTACGGCGCGGAGGAGCTGATCGAGAACGGCACGAAGCTCCCCCTCGTCGGCACGCAGACCGAATACGTCTTCCCGATCGTCTGCGGCGTGCTCGGCGTCCTGCCGGCCGGCGTCGGCTACAAGCTGGGCGCGTGGCTCAAGGCCCTCATCATGGGCGCCGCGATGGCGGGCGTCGGCTGGGTGGCGTGGGGGACCGGCAAGGCCGCGCTGCACGCGAGCCGCCCCATCCAGGCGAGCGCGTTCGCGCTCGCCGGCTTCCTCGCCGCGCTCTTCGTCCTCGGTCTGCTCGGAGGAACGAAGAAGCAGCCTCCGCGCGCGCCGACGAAGAAGAAGGCGCTCTGA
- a CDS encoding virulence factor SrfB: MVKKKVSLGGSSDGDAPSAAEVPNTPGSRAASIDVLELFFNTGIILHEVALPRGLPAVVSSFIVMRPAGAAAPAPSAAAISVRRAQTGEEPDVEISAVDHLSELAGRWLPVPFQLSCPFAVQVYLATTAGGGARAVLAIDTLEAHGSQGRHLDAAYDEGRPFRALDKNEVGQFFEHAETRELVRRLERAGVEKAVFKLAALLETLSPLLPKIRFSRLEASQPIPVSLVLDLGNSRSTALLVEGRGEGVFGVPLEMRSLGNPLATSQEAFDSRITFLPSPWDKTVFPVATGESFQWPSVARMGREALDRALETPHRYQCTLSGPKRYLWDDRLTDERWFFATKIGQVAPGQGGEHRPVFGKILKYLPEESGGTFLREDGPQTPADPRYAPRAMMMFALVEILCQAYAQINGAEYRMYQGKEGNPRVLKHLVLTYPSAMREEERRVYDVLVRNAVLLACHVLNIRPELRPNYNPQTQQFDPFLFVDEALAAQMVFVYQEVQGTFSGSMEELVSVYGHETKTLRVASVDIGGGTTDVMVAEYEDKLPGTGTSLSIKKLFQDGVSIAGDEVCRAIVEDVVFPQILHQLPTQQAKSRLLHLFGEGDAGHGSAWRTLRARLVPYLWMPLARCYWSVAEGFQLPNHTPDRHYMVSTIFETFGLPAASPAILGEGDKFLEHEVEGWPGFQNLFFRFDALEVERAIERVLREPLRRYADILAQFDVDLLVLAGRTSAIPCIKRLFTNEMPVSPPRIRSMAKYKVGEWYPSKWKDQGTIRDPKSTVTAGAAVLHLASRNKLPGFLIDDIVEAEQRPIYGLYQDVEPHIARANELFPGGANESQPFVYTHGMRVGFRNVDSQEMEGSPLLEVRPANADVESALLEDRVAIRFGRARDGSIQITNVQSQRNTYQFDAGDFTLALKTAAFDRYWLDTGVFKSTTHG, encoded by the coding sequence ATGGTGAAGAAGAAGGTCTCGCTCGGGGGCTCGTCGGACGGTGATGCCCCCTCGGCCGCCGAGGTGCCGAACACGCCGGGGTCGCGCGCCGCGTCGATCGACGTCCTCGAGCTGTTCTTCAATACCGGGATCATCCTCCACGAGGTCGCCCTCCCTCGCGGCCTGCCCGCGGTGGTGTCGAGCTTCATCGTGATGCGACCCGCCGGCGCGGCCGCCCCCGCGCCGAGCGCCGCCGCGATCTCCGTGCGCCGCGCGCAGACGGGAGAGGAGCCCGACGTCGAGATCTCCGCCGTCGACCACCTCTCCGAGCTCGCCGGCCGCTGGCTCCCGGTGCCGTTCCAGCTCTCCTGCCCGTTCGCGGTTCAAGTGTATCTTGCAACGACCGCGGGCGGCGGCGCGCGCGCGGTGCTCGCGATCGACACGCTCGAGGCGCACGGCTCGCAAGGACGCCACCTCGACGCCGCGTACGACGAAGGCCGCCCCTTCCGCGCGCTCGACAAGAACGAGGTCGGGCAGTTCTTCGAGCACGCCGAGACGCGCGAGCTCGTGCGGCGGCTCGAGCGCGCCGGGGTGGAGAAGGCGGTCTTCAAGCTCGCGGCGCTGCTCGAGACGCTCTCGCCGCTGCTCCCCAAGATCCGCTTCTCGCGCCTCGAGGCGAGCCAGCCGATCCCCGTCTCCCTCGTCCTCGATCTCGGCAACTCGCGCTCGACCGCGCTCCTCGTCGAGGGCCGCGGCGAGGGCGTCTTCGGCGTGCCGCTCGAGATGCGGAGCCTCGGCAACCCGCTCGCGACGAGCCAGGAGGCCTTCGACTCGCGCATCACGTTCCTCCCCTCCCCCTGGGACAAGACCGTGTTCCCGGTCGCGACCGGTGAGTCGTTCCAGTGGCCGAGCGTCGCGCGGATGGGCCGCGAGGCGCTCGACCGCGCGCTCGAGACGCCGCACCGCTACCAGTGCACGCTGTCGGGGCCGAAGCGCTACCTCTGGGACGATCGGCTGACCGACGAGCGCTGGTTCTTCGCGACGAAGATCGGACAGGTCGCGCCGGGGCAAGGCGGCGAGCATCGCCCCGTCTTCGGGAAGATCCTCAAGTACCTCCCCGAGGAGTCCGGCGGCACGTTCCTCCGCGAGGACGGACCGCAGACACCCGCCGATCCGCGCTACGCGCCGCGCGCGATGATGATGTTCGCGCTCGTCGAGATCCTCTGCCAGGCCTACGCGCAGATCAACGGCGCGGAGTACCGCATGTACCAGGGCAAGGAGGGCAACCCGCGCGTCCTCAAGCACCTCGTCCTCACGTACCCGTCCGCGATGCGCGAGGAGGAGCGGCGCGTCTACGACGTCCTCGTCCGCAACGCGGTCCTCCTCGCGTGCCACGTCCTCAACATCCGCCCCGAGCTGCGCCCCAACTACAACCCGCAGACGCAACAGTTCGATCCGTTCCTCTTCGTCGACGAGGCCCTCGCCGCGCAGATGGTGTTCGTCTACCAGGAGGTGCAAGGCACCTTCTCCGGCTCGATGGAGGAGCTGGTCTCGGTCTACGGCCACGAGACGAAGACGCTCCGCGTCGCGTCGGTCGACATCGGCGGCGGCACGACCGACGTCATGGTCGCGGAGTACGAGGACAAGCTGCCCGGCACCGGCACCTCGCTCTCGATCAAGAAGCTGTTCCAGGACGGCGTCAGCATCGCCGGCGACGAGGTCTGCCGCGCGATCGTCGAGGACGTCGTCTTCCCGCAGATCCTCCACCAGCTCCCCACCCAGCAGGCGAAGAGCCGCCTCCTCCACCTCTTCGGCGAGGGCGACGCCGGCCACGGCTCCGCGTGGAGGACGCTGCGCGCGCGGCTCGTGCCGTACCTCTGGATGCCGCTCGCGCGCTGCTACTGGAGCGTGGCGGAGGGCTTCCAGCTCCCGAACCACACGCCCGATCGCCACTACATGGTCTCGACCATCTTCGAGACCTTCGGCCTGCCGGCGGCGAGCCCCGCGATCCTCGGCGAGGGCGACAAGTTCCTCGAGCACGAGGTCGAAGGTTGGCCCGGCTTCCAGAACCTGTTCTTCCGCTTCGACGCGCTCGAGGTCGAGCGCGCGATCGAGCGCGTGCTGCGCGAGCCGCTCCGGCGCTACGCGGACATCCTCGCGCAGTTCGACGTCGACCTCCTCGTCCTCGCGGGGCGCACCTCCGCGATCCCCTGCATCAAGCGGCTCTTCACGAACGAGATGCCGGTCTCCCCTCCCCGCATCCGCTCGATGGCCAAATACAAGGTCGGCGAGTGGTACCCGTCGAAGTGGAAGGACCAGGGCACGATCCGCGACCCGAAGTCGACCGTCACCGCCGGCGCGGCGGTGCTCCACCTCGCGAGCCGCAACAAGCTCCCCGGCTTCCTGATCGACGACATCGTCGAGGCGGAGCAGCGGCCGATCTACGGCCTCTATCAGGACGTCGAGCCGCACATCGCGCGCGCGAACGAGCTGTTCCCCGGCGGCGCGAACGAATCGCAGCCCTTCGTCTACACCCACGGCATGCGGGTCGGCTTCCGCAACGTCGACTCGCAAGAGATGGAAGGCTCCCCCCTCCTCGAGGTCCGCCCCGCGAACGCCGACGTCGAGTCCGCGCTCCTCGAGGACCGCGTCGCGATCCGCTTCGGGCGCGCGCGCGACGGATCGATCCAGATCACGAACGTGCAGAGCCAGCGCAACACGTACCAGTTCGACGCCGGCGACTTCACCCTCGCGCTGAAGACGGCCGCCTTCGATCGCTACTGGCTCGACACCGGCGTCTTCAAGAGCACCACCCATGGATGA
- a CDS encoding sigma-70 family RNA polymerase sigma factor, which produces MSLNPSPAIGPDLRAALLAMVKKRVPESEAEDIVQSTLTDAFASPHAPADAESFRRWIFGVAKNKVVDYHRRAIRETFDMPEVAGKPAPHQEADLLRWAEKHLPPGDDNKATLDWMLREGEGEKLESIAETENLPAPRVRQRVSRLRRHLKSHWQKEVALLATLGVLITAVVLYLRSQEPDPNNPIAKDDVARAEEMRHQAFDLCKASQWTSCIEKLDDAKRLDPAGDTTPAVQQARDEANKAITLPPVPTPAPTLSDAPDDPLPLRKGPTKEMKMPSPGPTSSAAPPPGPMPAPAPAPAPARPKGKSSLDSPKPPPAKATSIDSNDPRMTK; this is translated from the coding sequence ATGTCCCTGAATCCGTCGCCTGCCATCGGTCCTGATCTTCGCGCCGCGCTGCTCGCGATGGTGAAGAAGCGTGTGCCGGAGAGCGAGGCGGAGGACATCGTGCAGTCGACGTTGACGGACGCGTTCGCGTCGCCGCACGCGCCCGCCGACGCGGAGTCGTTCCGGCGCTGGATCTTCGGGGTCGCGAAGAACAAGGTGGTCGACTACCACCGCCGCGCGATCCGCGAGACGTTCGACATGCCGGAGGTCGCGGGCAAGCCCGCGCCGCACCAGGAGGCCGATCTCCTCCGCTGGGCGGAGAAGCACCTCCCGCCCGGCGACGACAACAAGGCCACGCTCGACTGGATGCTCCGCGAAGGCGAGGGCGAGAAGCTCGAGTCGATCGCGGAGACGGAGAACCTCCCCGCGCCGCGCGTGCGCCAGCGGGTCAGCCGTCTCCGCCGCCACCTGAAGTCGCACTGGCAGAAGGAGGTCGCGCTCCTCGCGACGCTCGGCGTCCTCATCACGGCCGTCGTCCTTTACCTGCGGTCGCAGGAGCCCGACCCCAACAACCCGATCGCGAAGGACGACGTCGCGCGCGCGGAGGAGATGCGCCACCAGGCGTTCGACCTCTGCAAGGCGTCGCAGTGGACGAGCTGCATCGAGAAGCTCGACGACGCGAAGCGCCTCGACCCCGCCGGCGACACGACCCCCGCCGTCCAGCAGGCGCGCGACGAGGCGAACAAGGCGATCACGCTCCCGCCGGTCCCCACGCCCGCCCCGACCCTCTCGGACGCCCCCGACGACCCCCTCCCGCTCCGCAAGGGCCCGACGAAGGAAATGAAGATGCCGTCCCCCGGCCCGACGTCCTCCGCCGCCCCGCCCCCCGGCCCGATGCCCGCCCCGGCTCCGGCTCCGGCTCCGGCAAGACCAAAGGGCAAGAGCAGCCTCGATTCCCCCAAGCCGCCGCCCGCCAAAGCCACCAGCATCGACAGCAACGACCCCAGAATGACGAAGTAA
- a CDS encoding translation initiation factor IF-2 N-terminal domain-containing protein: MSDQPPDADNDLTALSTVLNRVRPTVVVRRRVYEVAQLAAPAPAMLHVAPDDDDDGPPSSVNVARALASLRGDELRRLEEILTADEEPAPPSVKAAPPPESEPTSARTVPVGETITVPELARRMGVATQDLVTTLVAAGYFSTTAKSVLTRANATTAAWMFGWQVAPIDDEPKPKKTNPTKRKR, from the coding sequence ATGAGCGACCAGCCCCCTGACGCCGACAACGATCTCACGGCGCTCAGCACAGTCTTGAACCGCGTGCGGCCGACCGTCGTCGTCCGGCGCCGCGTCTACGAGGTCGCGCAGCTCGCCGCGCCGGCGCCCGCGATGCTGCACGTCGCGCCCGACGACGACGACGACGGGCCGCCCTCCTCCGTGAACGTCGCGCGCGCGCTCGCCTCCCTCCGCGGCGACGAGCTCCGCCGTCTCGAGGAGATCCTGACCGCCGACGAAGAGCCAGCGCCGCCGTCGGTGAAGGCCGCGCCCCCGCCGGAGAGCGAGCCCACCTCCGCACGCACGGTTCCGGTCGGCGAGACGATCACGGTGCCAGAGCTCGCCCGGCGCATGGGCGTCGCGACCCAGGACCTCGTCACGACCCTCGTAGCAGCCGGCTACTTCTCGACGACCGCCAAGTCGGTCCTCACCCGCGCAAACGCAACGACCGCAGCCTGGATGTTCGGCTGGCAAGTCGCCCCCATCGACGACGAGCCAAAGCCCAAAAAGACCAACCCAACCAAAAGGAAGCGCTGA